One genomic segment of Candidatus Saccharimonas sp. includes these proteins:
- the rny gene encoding ribonuclease Y, giving the protein MEIIIATLGVLFGGGSAFAYQKVKTANAKNNSDKIIAEARKKSAEILERANEKALKITEKANEDESERRKEIRKTENRLAEREESLDRKLDQIDLRTEKLRNNELEVEKLKNEIKEIRKKQDEKLEKIAKLSKKEAAEKIMKIAERNMAQDMVNLVAKLQKNATEDAEERAQAILVSAMERISSEVTAERTVTALKLPDDEMKGRIIGKEGRNIQALQRETGVDILVDDTPGMVVLSSFDPVRRQVARLSLELLMKDGRINPARIEEVVEKAEREINKEINRAGEDAAREVGLSGLPHEMLRLLGELKFRTSYGQNVLKHSTEMANVAGLIAEEIGANVKIAKTAALFHDIGKAVTHKIEGKHAQIGAELAEKYGMDPRVVNAIAAHHEDVEATTVEAIIVKITDAMSASRPGTRNASAENFVERMRELENVATSFKGINKAYAISAGREIRVIVSPESIDDLSAIKMARDIADKIESTMQYPGVIKVNIIRETRAIEYAK; this is encoded by the coding sequence ATGGAAATAATTATAGCTACGCTTGGCGTTTTGTTTGGCGGTGGTAGCGCTTTTGCATATCAAAAAGTAAAAACTGCAAATGCAAAAAATAATTCAGATAAAATTATTGCTGAAGCCCGAAAAAAATCAGCTGAAATCTTAGAACGTGCAAATGAAAAAGCCTTAAAAATTACTGAAAAGGCTAACGAAGATGAGTCAGAACGCAGAAAAGAAATTCGAAAAACTGAAAATCGTCTTGCAGAACGAGAAGAATCTCTCGACCGAAAACTTGATCAGATTGATTTACGAACCGAGAAACTTCGAAACAATGAGCTTGAAGTTGAAAAACTCAAAAATGAGATTAAAGAAATTCGCAAAAAGCAAGATGAAAAACTTGAAAAAATTGCGAAGCTTTCAAAAAAAGAAGCGGCTGAAAAAATTATGAAAATTGCCGAAAGAAATATGGCTCAAGATATGGTTAATCTAGTTGCAAAGCTCCAAAAAAATGCAACCGAAGATGCTGAAGAGCGAGCTCAGGCTATTTTAGTTTCAGCAATGGAACGAATTTCAAGCGAAGTAACAGCTGAACGAACAGTTACCGCATTAAAACTCCCTGATGATGAAATGAAAGGTCGGATTATCGGCAAAGAAGGTCGAAATATTCAAGCACTTCAGCGCGAAACTGGTGTAGATATCTTGGTTGATGATACTCCTGGAATGGTTGTTCTTTCAAGTTTTGACCCTGTTCGCCGCCAAGTTGCACGACTTTCGCTCGAGCTTTTAATGAAAGACGGACGAATCAATCCGGCAAGAATCGAAGAAGTTGTTGAAAAAGCTGAGCGTGAAATAAACAAGGAAATTAATCGTGCTGGTGAAGATGCTGCTCGTGAAGTAGGACTTTCAGGTTTACCACATGAAATGTTGCGACTACTTGGCGAATTAAAGTTTCGAACAAGTTATGGCCAGAATGTTTTAAAACATTCAACAGAAATGGCTAATGTTGCAGGCTTAATTGCCGAAGAAATTGGTGCAAATGTTAAAATTGCAAAAACTGCTGCGCTCTTCCACGACATCGGAAAGGCCGTAACCCATAAGATTGAAGGAAAACACGCTCAAATAGGTGCTGAACTTGCCGAAAAATATGGAATGGATCCCCGAGTCGTAAACGCAATTGCAGCACACCATGAAGATGTCGAAGCTACAACAGTTGAGGCAATTATTGTTAAAATTACTGATGCAATGAGTGCCTCTCGACCAGGAACTCGAAACGCTTCTGCTGAAAACTTTGTAGAGAGAATGCGCGAGCTTGAAAATGTTGCAACTAGCTTTAAGGGCATAAATAAGGCTTATGCTATTTCGGCTGGTAGAGAGATCCGTGTAATAGTTTCACCAGAATCTATCGATGATCTTTCAGCAATAAAAATGGCACGAGATATTGCAGATAAAATTGAAAGCACAATGCAATATCCAGGCGTAATCAAAGTTAATATAATTCGCGAAACACGCGCAATCGAATATGCAAAATAA
- the polA gene encoding DNA polymerase I — protein MKKLVIIDGKSVFYRGYYAMGNLSLEDGTPTGGVYGFASLAFEVIRKLKPDYVVVAWDKKGTSTAKRSAIYPEYKAGRKKAPDDFYEQIPLLKDFLKTLGWPLFETDGYEADDILGTLAVQANKLGVEANLITSDLDMLQLIDENTKVFAMKRGFSDIEEFDLEYFENKYGLKQSQFLDLKALQGDSSDNIPGVPGIGPKTATQLLQEFFTLEGIYENLENIKPAWRKKLEDGKDLAFMSKKIAEIFLDAPVELNFEDADIHNFNYEEVLKMLRKLEFNSLVRKIPKEMKTSSEDFETKNGNQIRLFEEVLKPSEINILPEISAEKFFKKPQDLVFFDFDTKKSKILVSNFENIAEFNFMEFSKFADFFKNTKTVFFNAKEAFHKIFNAGSDFEDWGEIYDIEQLEFLLNALIRDKSLSGIYGEKIDEDDSKVRISAMRIIFERQQKKLEDLPRIREIAEKLDFPMSLVLFKMEKAGVEICPEIFAKMSVEFAGEISKIEKEIFEIAGREFNVASPLQLSKVLFEDLSLPTKGIKKSKNGFSTGQKELDKLREYSPIVEKIEQFREFSKLKSTYVDALPKLADEKNRIHSNFAQDVTTTGRLSSSNPNLQNIPIRSELGRRIREGFVAKKGNLLVSADYSQFELRLAAVLANDKPLIETFEKDLDIHAKTASEVFGVPIDEVSKEQRRVAKIINFSVLYGVGAHNLSGTIGVGFYEAKKYIEEYFNAHKPIRELMDNTLKKAQDEGFVETFFGRRRPMPDIKSSNFMIREMAKRAAQNMPIQGTEADLMKRAMLAVDEKIVKAGLGEQILQIHDSILVEVPAENAENVAEILKQEMESVAPELNVKLKVEVSIGKDWLNM, from the coding sequence ATGAAAAAGTTAGTGATTATTGACGGAAAAAGTGTATTTTATCGGGGCTACTACGCTATGGGTAATTTGAGTCTTGAAGACGGAACGCCAACAGGTGGTGTTTATGGTTTTGCCAGTTTAGCTTTTGAGGTTATTCGAAAATTAAAACCAGATTATGTGGTTGTGGCTTGGGATAAAAAAGGAACTTCAACCGCAAAAAGAAGTGCAATTTATCCTGAATATAAAGCTGGGCGAAAAAAAGCGCCAGATGATTTCTATGAACAAATTCCGCTTTTAAAGGATTTTTTGAAGACTTTAGGATGGCCTCTTTTTGAAACTGATGGCTATGAGGCTGATGATATTTTGGGGACTCTAGCGGTTCAGGCAAATAAGCTTGGAGTTGAAGCAAATTTGATTACTTCTGATCTTGATATGTTGCAATTGATTGATGAAAATACTAAAGTTTTTGCAATGAAGCGCGGATTTTCGGACATCGAAGAATTTGATCTTGAATATTTTGAAAACAAATATGGCTTAAAACAATCTCAATTTTTAGATTTAAAAGCACTTCAAGGTGATTCTAGCGACAATATTCCAGGTGTGCCAGGGATTGGCCCAAAAACTGCTACGCAACTTTTGCAAGAGTTTTTTACGCTTGAGGGAATTTATGAAAATCTTGAAAATATCAAACCAGCTTGGCGAAAAAAACTTGAAGATGGCAAAGATTTGGCGTTTATGAGTAAAAAAATTGCTGAAATTTTTCTTGATGCACCAGTTGAGCTTAACTTTGAAGATGCTGATATCCATAATTTTAATTATGAAGAAGTTTTAAAAATGCTTCGAAAGCTTGAATTTAACTCTTTGGTGCGAAAAATTCCAAAAGAGATGAAAACTAGCTCAGAGGATTTTGAAACAAAAAATGGAAACCAAATTAGGCTTTTTGAAGAAGTTTTGAAACCTTCTGAGATTAATATTTTGCCAGAAATTTCTGCTGAAAAGTTTTTCAAAAAACCACAAGATTTGGTTTTCTTTGATTTCGATACTAAAAAATCAAAAATTCTAGTTTCGAATTTTGAAAATATTGCAGAGTTTAATTTTATGGAATTTTCGAAATTTGCTGATTTCTTCAAAAATACAAAAACAGTCTTCTTTAATGCGAAAGAAGCATTTCATAAAATTTTTAATGCTGGTAGTGATTTTGAAGATTGGGGTGAAATTTACGATATTGAGCAATTGGAATTTTTGTTGAATGCTTTAATCCGCGATAAAAGTTTGAGTGGAATTTATGGCGAAAAAATAGATGAAGATGATTCGAAGGTTCGAATTTCAGCGATGCGGATTATCTTTGAGCGTCAACAAAAAAAGCTTGAAGATTTACCAAGAATTCGTGAAATTGCTGAAAAATTAGATTTCCCAATGAGTTTGGTTTTATTTAAAATGGAAAAAGCTGGTGTTGAAATTTGCCCAGAGATTTTTGCTAAGATGAGTGTGGAATTTGCTGGTGAAATTTCAAAGATTGAGAAGGAAATTTTTGAAATTGCTGGGCGGGAATTTAATGTTGCTAGTCCATTGCAGCTTTCGAAAGTTCTTTTTGAAGATTTAAGCCTACCGACAAAAGGTATTAAAAAATCAAAAAATGGCTTTTCGACAGGGCAAAAAGAGCTTGATAAACTACGAGAATATAGTCCGATTGTTGAAAAAATTGAGCAATTCCGTGAGTTTTCAAAATTAAAAAGTACCTATGTTGATGCTTTGCCGAAGCTTGCAGATGAAAAAAATCGGATTCATAGCAATTTTGCGCAAGATGTAACAACAACGGGGCGGCTTTCTTCAAGTAATCCTAATTTGCAAAATATACCGATTCGTTCTGAGCTTGGTCGGCGTATTCGTGAGGGATTTGTGGCGAAAAAGGGAAATTTACTAGTTTCAGCAGATTATTCACAGTTTGAATTAAGATTGGCGGCAGTTTTGGCGAACGACAAACCTTTGATTGAGACTTTTGAAAAAGATTTAGATATCCACGCAAAGACTGCGAGTGAGGTTTTTGGCGTTCCGATTGATGAAGTCTCGAAAGAGCAACGACGCGTTGCAAAAATTATTAATTTCAGTGTTCTTTATGGTGTTGGAGCTCATAATCTTTCTGGTACGATTGGAGTTGGTTTTTATGAGGCGAAAAAATATATTGAAGAGTATTTCAATGCGCACAAACCGATTCGGGAGCTTATGGATAATACATTAAAAAAAGCTCAGGATGAAGGTTTTGTAGAGACATTTTTTGGTCGAAGGCGACCAATGCCAGATATAAAATCGAGTAATTTTATGATTCGTGAGATGGCAAAGCGAGCAGCGCAGAATATGCCAATTCAAGGTACTGAGGCAGACTTAATGAAGCGAGCGATGTTGGCTGTTGATGAAAAAATTGTAAAAGCTGGGCTCGGTGAACAAATTTTACAAATTCATGATTCAATTTTGGTGGAAGTTCCAGCTGAAAATGCTGAAAATGTGGCAGAAATTTTAAAACAAGAAATGGAGAGCGTGGCTCCAGAATTAAATGTTAAATTAAAGGTTGAAGTTTCTATTGGCAAAGATTGGCTAAATATGTAA
- a CDS encoding FAD-dependent oxidoreductase produces MTDLVIVGSGPSALSAAIYAARDGLSVRVFEKAAFGGIATTSDLIENYPGFDEGISGLELSKKMRVQAEKFGAKFDYGEVLGFENIGNFVRLDIDGEKFDSKTVLIATGNSYRMLGLPREEEFFGRGVHTCATCDGPFYAEKDLIAVGGGNSAVTEVLFLSRFSKVKLLVRGEISAQAVLQERLFEAVESGKIELFLKTEIEEFLFEKTDFGEKIIGALIKQQTEEGRKTFEIKAAAIFEFIGLIPNSGFAKKSGVEVNNYGEIVVNSNFETNIPRVYASGDIIENAQKQIVVAAATGAQAAIKISEFLHNEK; encoded by the coding sequence ATGACTGATTTGGTTATTGTTGGTTCAGGCCCGTCTGCGTTGAGTGCGGCAATTTATGCTGCACGAGATGGCCTGAGCGTGCGAGTTTTTGAAAAAGCGGCTTTTGGCGGAATTGCGACAACTTCAGATTTAATTGAAAACTATCCAGGTTTTGATGAAGGAATTTCTGGGCTTGAGCTTTCAAAAAAGATGCGAGTTCAAGCTGAAAAATTTGGTGCAAAATTTGATTATGGTGAAGTCTTAGGTTTTGAAAATATTGGCAATTTCGTACGATTAGATATTGATGGCGAAAAATTTGATTCAAAAACAGTTTTGATTGCAACGGGAAATTCATATAGAATGCTTGGTCTGCCGCGAGAAGAAGAATTTTTTGGGCGAGGCGTTCACACTTGTGCAACTTGTGACGGTCCATTTTATGCTGAAAAAGATTTGATTGCAGTTGGTGGTGGTAATTCTGCGGTAACTGAAGTTCTATTTTTGAGCCGATTTTCAAAAGTTAAGCTTTTAGTTCGGGGTGAAATTTCGGCACAAGCGGTCTTGCAAGAGCGACTTTTTGAAGCAGTTGAATCCGGTAAAATTGAGTTATTTTTGAAAACTGAAATTGAGGAATTCCTTTTCGAAAAGACTGATTTTGGTGAAAAAATTATTGGTGCTCTCATAAAACAGCAAACTGAAGAGGGTAGAAAAACTTTTGAAATTAAAGCTGCGGCAATTTTTGAATTTATTGGATTGATCCCAAATTCTGGTTTTGCAAAAAAATCTGGTGTTGAAGTTAATAACTATGGTGAGATTGTTGTAAATAGCAATTTTGAAACAAATATTCCAAGAGTTTATGCTTCTGGCGATATAATTGAAAATGCACAAAAACAGATTGTGGTGGCTGCAGCAACCGGTGCTCAAGCAGCAATAAAAATCTCAGAATTTTTACACAATGAAAAATAG
- a CDS encoding FKBP-type peptidyl-prolyl cis-trans isomerase: MATKKNSLQTGTPAWQRYSIWVILILTIVSTVALYVSSFLQTESNSEAQKKQSQVLKKYQDYRKKVEEQAKELSAKYYDSFKEYEKAPVAFNAASVKELTKKDLKEGNGEEFTDSTTKFQAYYIGWKPDGIVFDGSFENGRLKSPVVFRKEGKKWGLIEGWSEGLKGMKVGGIRELSIPADKAYGAQGSVNQEDSSKTIGPNTPLKFIVMLIPEFQEIPQPSLEENQND; the protein is encoded by the coding sequence ATGGCAACAAAGAAAAATTCATTACAAACTGGTACACCAGCTTGGCAGAGATATTCAATTTGGGTGATTTTAATTTTAACGATTGTTTCAACTGTGGCACTTTATGTTTCTTCATTCTTGCAGACTGAAAGCAATTCAGAAGCACAAAAAAAGCAATCGCAAGTTTTGAAAAAATACCAAGATTACAGAAAAAAGGTTGAAGAGCAGGCGAAAGAACTTTCGGCCAAATATTACGACAGTTTTAAGGAATATGAAAAAGCTCCAGTTGCATTTAATGCTGCGAGCGTAAAAGAACTTACGAAAAAAGATTTAAAAGAGGGCAATGGTGAAGAATTTACAGATTCAACAACGAAATTCCAGGCTTATTACATCGGCTGGAAACCCGATGGTATAGTTTTTGATGGAAGCTTTGAAAATGGTAGATTAAAATCGCCAGTAGTCTTTCGTAAAGAGGGTAAAAAATGGGGCTTAATTGAAGGCTGGAGTGAAGGTCTAAAAGGAATGAAAGTTGGCGGAATTCGTGAATTATCTATTCCTGCGGATAAGGCTTATGGTGCTCAGGGCTCGGTAAATCAGGAAGATTCTTCGAAAACTATTGGTCCAAATACACCTTTAAAATTTATTGTAATGTTAATTCCTGAATTTCAAGAAATTCCACAACCAAGTCTTGAGGAAAACCAAAATGACTGA
- the pheT gene encoding phenylalanine--tRNA ligase subunit beta, with protein MIISVNWLKKFVPDLPDIGELSKLIGARLVEIESIENLGEKYKDVIIAKVVSAQKVENSDHLNLCKIDDGGVRKNITRDEDGFIQVVCGALNVRAGIFVAWLPPESIVPETFGGENFKLGARKLMGYMSNGMIASLRELGLGEEHDGILEISPEVFENGVQAGDSFAEKFELNDFLLEVENKSLTHRPDCFGIVGFAREVAGILGQKFVEPDFIRGLNFKAQSNKMVEVEIQDPEICERYTAAVFDISEIFKNPNLTIVKTYLLRSGMRPIDSITDLANELMLETGQPLHTFDFDKLVKINGSENIKITVRKAFENEELELLDGKKIKMNNQDIVIAIGENAETAVALAGAMGGASTAIDENTTRILAESATFNLYNLRNTQMRHGIFSEAITRFTKGVPEMISRKVLDLFGARILELGGKPLSEVVDSNGDFYYNKTEISVSKDKINQVLGTDFSNEEIQQTLENVGILAKNENPETFMIPFWRNDLHIEEDLIEEVGRLNGYDNIKLQLPSRTFKAVKKAKIDLLQSEIRNILAASGANEVLTYSFVHGDLLEKVGQDPQNSYKIINSISPDLQYYRQTLMPSLLSKISHNIRAGFGEFAIFEMNKITEKSLGLNDENVPVEQKKLAFVYTKNKGENAFYEVKNYAEFLFKKLGLNVEFVKFETEKSPLSTEFEPKRSALMRISKNGKKIILGVIGEFRKPVQKALKLPESTAGFELNLQILLENIENSNVKIRDFSKFQSVERDISINVEENRKFAEIFSIFENISDEFSKIDIETSPIDIFNNCDGSKNISIRFKITPFEKTLNGEEIREIMQKIEEKAIKNGGKII; from the coding sequence ATGATAATTTCAGTAAATTGGCTTAAAAAATTTGTTCCAGATTTGCCAGATATTGGTGAGCTTTCGAAATTGATTGGTGCAAGGCTGGTTGAAATTGAAAGTATTGAAAATTTGGGCGAAAAGTATAAAGATGTGATTATTGCTAAGGTTGTTTCTGCGCAGAAAGTTGAAAATTCTGATCATTTAAATCTATGCAAGATTGATGATGGTGGTGTAAGAAAAAATATTACTCGCGATGAAGATGGGTTTATTCAGGTGGTTTGTGGTGCACTAAATGTGCGAGCCGGTATTTTTGTGGCTTGGCTTCCGCCGGAGTCAATCGTGCCAGAAACTTTTGGTGGTGAAAACTTTAAGCTTGGCGCACGAAAACTGATGGGTTATATGAGCAACGGAATGATAGCGAGCCTTCGCGAGCTTGGTTTAGGTGAAGAACATGATGGTATTCTTGAAATTTCACCAGAGGTTTTCGAAAACGGCGTTCAGGCAGGTGATTCTTTTGCGGAGAAATTTGAATTAAATGATTTTTTGCTTGAAGTTGAAAATAAAAGTCTGACTCATCGCCCAGATTGTTTTGGGATTGTTGGATTTGCTCGTGAAGTTGCGGGAATCTTGGGGCAAAAATTTGTTGAGCCAGATTTTATAAGAGGCTTAAATTTTAAAGCTCAAAGCAATAAAATGGTTGAAGTTGAAATTCAAGATCCTGAAATTTGTGAACGTTACACGGCGGCAGTTTTTGATATCTCTGAAATTTTTAAAAATCCAAACTTAACAATTGTAAAAACTTATCTTTTGCGTTCTGGAATGCGGCCAATTGATTCTATAACTGATTTAGCAAATGAACTTATGCTTGAAACTGGTCAACCACTCCACACATTTGATTTTGATAAATTAGTAAAAATTAACGGTAGCGAAAACATTAAAATAACCGTTCGAAAAGCTTTCGAAAATGAAGAATTAGAGCTTTTAGATGGCAAAAAAATCAAAATGAACAACCAAGATATCGTGATTGCAATTGGTGAAAATGCTGAAACAGCCGTGGCACTTGCTGGCGCAATGGGTGGAGCTTCAACCGCAATTGATGAAAATACAACACGAATCTTAGCGGAAAGCGCTACATTTAATCTTTATAATTTGCGAAATACACAAATGCGTCATGGAATTTTCTCGGAGGCAATTACGCGCTTCACAAAAGGTGTTCCAGAAATGATATCGCGAAAAGTTCTTGATTTGTTTGGTGCGCGAATTTTGGAACTTGGCGGAAAACCTTTGAGTGAGGTTGTAGATTCAAATGGTGATTTTTATTACAATAAAACTGAAATTTCAGTTTCGAAAGATAAAATTAACCAAGTTTTGGGAACAGATTTTTCGAATGAAGAAATTCAACAAACTCTAGAAAATGTTGGAATTTTAGCAAAAAATGAAAATCCTGAAACTTTTATGATTCCATTTTGGCGAAATGATCTGCATATTGAGGAGGATTTAATTGAAGAAGTTGGGAGATTGAATGGCTATGATAATATTAAATTGCAGCTGCCAAGTCGAACTTTTAAAGCGGTAAAAAAAGCAAAAATCGACTTGCTTCAATCCGAAATTCGTAATATTTTAGCGGCAAGCGGTGCAAATGAAGTTTTGACTTATAGTTTTGTTCACGGTGATTTGCTTGAAAAGGTTGGCCAAGATCCACAAAACTCTTACAAGATTATCAATTCGATCTCGCCAGATTTACAATATTATCGCCAAACTTTAATGCCAAGTTTGCTTTCTAAAATTAGTCATAATATTCGTGCAGGTTTTGGTGAATTTGCAATTTTCGAAATGAATAAAATTACTGAAAAGTCACTTGGCCTGAATGATGAAAATGTGCCAGTTGAACAGAAGAAATTGGCGTTCGTTTATACAAAAAATAAGGGTGAAAATGCATTTTATGAAGTGAAGAATTATGCAGAATTTCTATTCAAAAAGCTTGGTTTAAATGTAGAATTTGTGAAATTTGAAACTGAAAAATCACCACTCTCAACTGAATTTGAACCAAAACGTTCGGCTTTAATGCGAATTTCTAAAAATGGCAAAAAGATAATTTTAGGAGTGATTGGTGAGTTTAGAAAACCAGTTCAAAAAGCGCTAAAACTGCCAGAATCAACTGCTGGATTTGAGCTTAATTTGCAAATTTTACTTGAAAATATTGAAAATTCGAATGTAAAAATTAGGGATTTTTCAAAGTTCCAATCTGTTGAGCGCGATATTTCGATTAATGTTGAAGAAAATCGCAAATTTGCTGAAATTTTTAGTATTTTTGAGAATATTTCTGATGAATTTAGCAAAATTGATATTGAAACTTCACCAATTGATATTTTTAATAATTGTGATGGCTCAAAAAATATTTCAATTCGATTTAAGATTACGCCTTTCGAAAAAACTTTGAACGGTGAAGAGATTCGGGAAATTATGCAAAAAATTGAAGAAAAAGCCATAAAAAATGGCGGAAAGATAATTTAG
- a CDS encoding aquaporin has protein sequence MATKKANLKKSSETARKKVTEEVLKVEKTVKAIVKNDKKTDTIFLEEISKPSFISAVVLEFIGTFLLAAGIIISQGQPIGVMFILMSIVLIAGGISGAHVNPLITIGAWATRRINTIKAIFYIVAQVLGAMVAFMLLNAFVGTQDTLQSYGQKPTLFTANPIPKDKEMLTLAAEFIGSFIFAFSVATITSNKKNGNMAKALGVGGGLYLAVLIAGSLATLIGSSAIINPAVAFALQAFTIKNQNVPYAIAIYIGAALIGGILGFALNHLIQKSTEEEK, from the coding sequence ATGGCAACAAAAAAAGCCAATTTAAAGAAATCTTCAGAAACTGCTCGCAAAAAGGTAACTGAAGAAGTTTTGAAAGTTGAAAAAACGGTTAAAGCTATCGTTAAGAATGATAAGAAAACTGACACTATCTTTCTTGAGGAAATTTCAAAACCAAGTTTTATTTCAGCAGTAGTACTTGAATTTATTGGAACATTTCTACTTGCGGCTGGTATTATTATTAGTCAAGGTCAACCAATCGGTGTAATGTTTATTCTTATGTCGATTGTTTTGATTGCTGGAGGAATTAGTGGAGCTCACGTTAACCCATTAATTACAATCGGCGCTTGGGCAACTCGCAGGATTAACACAATTAAAGCTATCTTTTATATCGTAGCTCAAGTTTTAGGTGCGATGGTTGCTTTTATGCTTTTGAATGCCTTCGTCGGCACACAAGATACTCTACAGTCATATGGTCAAAAACCGACTCTATTCACTGCAAACCCTATCCCAAAAGATAAGGAAATGCTAACACTTGCCGCTGAATTTATTGGCTCATTTATTTTTGCATTCTCTGTCGCAACCATAACTTCAAATAAAAAGAACGGAAATATGGCAAAAGCGCTTGGCGTTGGCGGTGGTTTATACTTGGCGGTTTTAATTGCAGGGTCTCTCGCAACATTAATCGGATCTTCAGCAATAATTAACCCAGCAGTAGCATTCGCACTTCAAGCTTTCACTATAAAAAATCAAAACGTTCCTTATGCAATTGCAATCTATATCGGTGCAGCATTAATTGGTGGAATCCTTGGCTTTGCGCTGAATCACCTAATCCAAAAGTCAACTGAAGAAGAAAAATAA